One part of the Salinimonas iocasae genome encodes these proteins:
- a CDS encoding cysteine hydrolase family protein, translating to MSKQALIVVDIQNEYFPSGKLPQVNIEKTAGNAAKAIEHARQQQNLLIHIHHEFPDPDAPLFTPGSEGVKIHESVAPKNDETVILKNYPNAFLKTNLKELLDQHNIEEVVIIGAMSHMCIEATARAASDFGYNVTILEDACTTMDLEFNGIKVAASQVHATIMAGIEFAYGTVSSVNSYINR from the coding sequence ATGAGTAAGCAGGCACTGATTGTTGTTGACATACAGAATGAGTACTTCCCGTCAGGAAAACTGCCGCAGGTAAACATTGAAAAAACCGCTGGCAATGCTGCTAAAGCGATAGAACATGCCCGTCAGCAACAGAATTTGCTGATACATATTCATCATGAGTTTCCCGACCCGGACGCACCTCTATTCACGCCGGGATCGGAAGGCGTGAAGATCCATGAATCTGTGGCACCGAAAAACGACGAAACGGTTATTCTTAAAAATTACCCAAATGCGTTTTTGAAAACCAATCTCAAAGAGCTTTTGGACCAGCATAATATTGAAGAAGTGGTGATCATTGGCGCGATGAGCCACATGTGTATCGAGGCAACGGCAAGGGCAGCTTCGGATTTCGGTTATAATGTCACTATTCTGGAAGATGCCTGTACCACGATGGATCTTGAGTTTAACGGCATCAAGGTTGCCGCATCCCAGGTCCATGCAACCATAATGGCGGGTATTGAGTTTGCTTATGGTACCGTCAGTAGCGTCAACTCCTATATCAATAGGTAA
- a CDS encoding MBL fold metallo-hydrolase produces the protein MFKTAIIGSLILATVALPGKAQTEPALQDATHTIQHIRNATLKVTYGDTTFLVDPMLADKGAYPGFENTYRSDLRNPMVTLPMPVETLLKDVDAVIVTHTHLDHWDDAAQQHIAKDIPLFVQNTTDAGLIRSQGFTDVRVLSNEDSFSGVTLHKTGGQHGSDAIYSVPALAEILGNVMGVVFEASGYETTYIVGDTLWRSDVEHAIQQYQPGVIVLNTGAAEVTGFKDDPIIMGKQDTLRAHRAAPDATIVAVHMDAVNHMTVSRKELREYVEQEGIEKATKIPADGETLTFK, from the coding sequence ATGTTCAAAACAGCAATAATTGGTTCACTCATCTTGGCGACTGTGGCTTTGCCTGGCAAAGCACAGACCGAACCTGCGTTACAAGACGCCACACATACAATTCAACACATTCGCAACGCCACCCTAAAAGTAACCTACGGCGATACAACGTTTCTTGTTGATCCCATGCTTGCCGATAAAGGCGCTTACCCGGGGTTTGAGAACACCTATCGAAGCGATTTACGTAACCCGATGGTGACCTTACCCATGCCCGTTGAAACACTACTCAAGGATGTAGATGCCGTGATTGTCACGCACACGCACCTTGATCACTGGGATGATGCAGCTCAACAGCACATAGCCAAAGATATTCCGTTATTTGTTCAAAATACCACTGATGCCGGGCTAATTCGCTCACAGGGCTTTACCGATGTGCGGGTGCTCAGTAATGAAGATAGCTTTAGTGGTGTAACCCTTCATAAAACGGGGGGACAACATGGCTCTGATGCTATTTATTCTGTGCCTGCTTTGGCTGAAATCCTTGGCAATGTTATGGGCGTAGTGTTTGAAGCATCCGGTTATGAGACGACCTATATCGTTGGCGATACGCTTTGGCGTTCAGACGTTGAACACGCCATACAGCAATACCAGCCTGGCGTGATTGTCCTGAATACCGGCGCTGCAGAGGTCACAGGATTTAAAGACGACCCGATTATCATGGGTAAACAGGACACATTGCGTGCGCATCGCGCAGCACCTGATGCCACTATCGTTGCTGTTCACATGGATGCGGTAAATCATATGACTGTAAGCCGAAAAGAATTAAGAGAATACGTTGAGCAGGAAGGCATTGAAAAAGCCACTAAAATTCCGGCCGATGGTGAAACACTGACCTTCAAGTAA